The Musa acuminata AAA Group cultivar baxijiao chromosome BXJ3-6, Cavendish_Baxijiao_AAA, whole genome shotgun sequence region TTTATTAACTGATGGGTCGCCCATCTGAGGAAAACCTTGATATGGATCTAATGGACCTCGATCAATCTTATTCCCAAGCCCATGTCTCGCTGACATGATAGATGTTACACCTGAAAGCCAAGTAGCAGAAGGTGTATATATTACCACAGTAAAAAAGAAATAGGAAAGGAAATCCTCAGAATAGATGGATTTATGATGAGAACTCTTTGATAATAGCTAGGGTGTCAAGAGACAGACCCTGGCTAGGCCTAGGTTAGACCACTGCCAGCCTACAACTTTTTCTTAAGACCCATGCCCAACTCAGAGAACCAAAAATACAAATAAATGTGACTAGTTGTTGAATCTTTTATAAGCAAAATAAGTTTGCACTCCATTATGTACTTGTTGCATTTATGAACTTATAATAGTAATATAAATACCGCATAACATAGGGGTCATATGTAGACACCTGCATATTATGAGATTCACCAACAAAAGCATTATATGTACCACTGCTACCAGTCAGACACATAAAAGGTCTAAATTTCAGCCTGGTACTATATGGTGTGCTTAAAGGAAGGGAGAGGTGTTGGGCTAGCAAGTAAGCCCAGCCCACTGACTCTACTAATAAGAAAATGATGAAAGAGAAGTGCCTGATCATGTTATATTGAAATTAAACACCAAATAAAGGTATAAACAAACAAATGTGACCAGCATATGAAATATATAGTAGGTGAAAACAATCATGCTTCTACAGTAGGTGAAAACAATGAAATCTATTTATATACCTGATGCCCGAACACCAAGTTGACCACTTCGTGATTCCACATGATAAATAGCACTGGATCCATCTGAATGTTTAGTGTCGATGTTCTGTAGCGGCACTGACAAGATCACATCGCGCAAAGCTGGTTCACTGAAGCAGCTTCGACCTGTTTCTTCAAATCTCCGACATCTGGATAGTGTTCGCTTACCAAAGGCCAACGCGAGTTGTTTTGAAACCTTAGTGGCACCACTCTTATGACTTGAACTACCCCGTCCACCCTATAGAAAAAGACAAGTTCTTATAGACATTTTAAGTAACTGCAGTAAAATAAAGGAATGCCCAAATaaggataatatttcataatctgCTCGGCTAGTAAAACAGAAATATAATCATGCATATCTTTAGAAATAGGAAATTAATACCACATTTGTACATTGACTTAATTGTATAAAGATGCTCCACACCTAGATTGAGGGTTAAGAACCTACACAATTTAATTCTTCTGCCTCATCTCACTCAAGTGTAACTAATCCTTGAGAACTGTCATTGAatccaatatttttttcttattaataCAATTATTGGACAAAGACGAATCAAGTGACAAGGTTCAAATTATTGTGTAATAAGGTTCAAATTATTGTAATAATGATGTGGATGACTACTAAAATTTAATTGTAATTTGAAAGTGATACTCTACCCCCAAGCCACAGATCATTTTCAAGCTAAAAGTTAATTATTTTCCAGGACATAGAACAAGTAAAATGGTACACAAAGGCACAGACTAACTCTAATGCTAGATCACAAGCATCGGCAGAGAACAAAAATCTAACTACAAACAAAATATGATCATGGATACAAGAGGTGATTATCCAAGAAGCAAACAAAAAGGGTTTGAATTTAAGCTCCAAAGGTTGCTTCTTTTGCAAATTGGGTGGTCAGAGTTCAGGTTACAGAAACAATCAACGTTCAAGTCACGGAAACAATCAGGTTCGAGTCCTAGAAATAACCTCTCTATTTATAGGACTAAGGTTGCATACATTGATCCTTGTCAAAACCTTACATTGGTGAGAGCCTCAAGTACTTGATAAACCATTTAAAGATAAGAGAACATAACAATATGACTTGACATGGACAACTTAAGATTCATGAACACAAAAATTAGCACAAAAAGACAAGAAAAATAAGCAGAAGAGCTTAATATAATCATGCTAAGTACAGAAACTTAAAAGAAACAATAAATTACTCCCCAAGATTAAACAAGCAATAGAAGGTATCCATGATCATATCGTATTTAATAAAAGATTGAGAGAAATTTCCTTGAAATAGCAAAGGAAAATGCAAATGGAAACATGGTGATGAATCAATTGCTAAGCCTTAACCAGGCTCTATTGACTTAGGTTCATATCAGGATCAGATGGCAAAGATGGAAAGAGCAACTTGCATCAAGATATGCAAGCAGAGAAATCCTCAGCAAAAACACACTATCAGACTGCTAGTGAAACGGGTTCTAAAATTACCATCAATTTTTTGTATGCCATCTCAATAAGTTTGTTTACCGCAAACTGCTCTAGTTTCCTGTCACTTGAATAATTGAAAAAAGCTTTAGCCATAATAGACAATGAAATACTTGTAACCAATGAAATCAATACAGAATATCAAAACCCATACCTCTCTTCAGTTTCTTTTGCATCCTGAATTGCTTTCTCTAATTTTACTAACTGATTTTTCTTTTGCCTCACCTATTAAAACAGCTTAATGTTAGCACAACTGCCAATAAAACAGAACATAAGATCACAAAGAGGTCTGGACGTTCCCCCAGAACACTTAGAAAAACCGGAAGCTCATCCATCGTTAGATTCTAATGATGCTATTGACCTTCAATGGCAATCTCTTACCATAAGAGTTTTTCCTACAATAGATGGCGTTACATATTGATTCATGCAATGACTATGTCAAAATAGAACTTTCCTCGGAGAACTGCTAATCTATTCATGCCGCAGAAGTGGCAAATTATACGAGCTTATATAATATTGCAGCACTAAAAGCTTAACAAGAGCTGTGTTATGTATCTACATTAACACTTATGAGACGTGTATCAACAGGAAACATTACAAACATATAACCTGCTGGTACAGCCTCATCTTGAGTTCTGAAATGACTTTGTCAATTTCTCCATCTTCACCCTCGGCAAGATCAGGCTGTACAAAAATTTGCAGATTAAGGTAAGATGCAATTTAACTGTTACAGTTTCAAAGAACAATCATACAAAAAATGTAAACGCCCAAAGGCTGAGCAAGGATATATATCAATTGTATTCCTTCACCTTTTTCCTGAAAAGGATATAAGGGAAAATTCTAAACtgtaaaaaaatagaaacttaggcCATTGTTATTGACAATAATTATGTTAATTAATATACAGCTTAGAAAAGATAGCAGAAAATTTGTAAATGAAGCAAGACCCATCTTCAGAATCTCTGTGAAATTTGGTCAGGTACACACTTGGTATGCTATTTGAAAACTCCTGTGAAACTTGTCGGTCATTGCCTTCTTATCAAAGAATATATTGCCTAGCTTGCTACCTATGGAACCAACTCTGCAGCCTACTCGAGTTGGATAGGGACCTCCACAGCTGGGTGGGTCAAGGTCAATTTCAATGGTTTCATCACCCTGATGGTGATATGGGGGTCTCAATATACTATCATCACTAACGTTTTATGTTGTTTTTGCAGGAAGAAAGTGTCTTTGGCTAATTCTTCTTTATATGTTGAGGCTGAGGCGACGCTTGAAGATGCCAAAGAAATCCCAAGATCAGGGCTTAAAACAGTGATCCAGGAAATGAATTCTCTCTTTCAGCTAAAGTTTTGGAGGAAAAAATAAGCTATTCCTTGGAGAATATTTACATTTGTGCATAATATTAAGAACCTGCTAATCTATTTTGAGAAAGATGTTAttaagtatgtgtataagcaggcCAATGGCCCAGCTGATCTTTTGGCTATCTTAGCTCGAGTGCAGCAAGAGATCATGTTTTTGAGGGACCTTCTGGGTTGGCTAATAAATTGCTCAATGTGTCATGCTAATGTTGTGGGACAGTTCAGTGGAAAGCTAATGTAAGTTGTCTTGGTAACTCTTttttcacaaatatatatatatatatatatatatatatatatatatatatgagcggAGAATACTTGCTCCCATTAGACAATGGTGGCTCTTAATGATTATTCTTTGCATAAGACGGACGCTATCAATACCTGGAGTACCTCCAAAATATTTAAGCACTTGAATTAGATATAttcttaaatttaaatataaCTTCAGTCAGGGATTTGAGTATAGTAAAACCATACACTAACCCTCTGAATAAGGCATTACATTACAACTTTTTGTTGGCCACTACCATACTAGGTTTAGTGTCACTAGCAAGAGCTTTtattttctgaagttgcaacttGCAAGGTACTTCATGCAGTAATGTGTTTCCAACATtgacaagtagtttgttgaaaaGACACACTAACACAAGGTACACAACTGATTTGAACAAAAACAAGGGAGTTTATCCAACTAGGACATGACAATTTCAATACATACTAATATATTACTAGCAAACAGAAACTTAAATGTCAATATTCAGCTACAGTGCACAAGAATTTATGTCTTCGAGATAGAACTAACTTAAACAAATGTACAAACTGAAATATGCATACCACTGTTTCTGGAAATAGGCCTATACTGTGCAGCTCCATCAAAATCCTTTCATCAAGAGGCATGTCCTCGAACTGACATTCATAGGGTGAAGTGCTGTACATTATATGCATCTGATTACGACTATTTTGCTGGTAACGAGAAAAAGAACCATTATCTGTATTTAGAATAGCACTATTTTCTGCCAATGGTTCGTCACTGAAATGCCTAAAGTTGTTGGAGGGCATAAATCCATCTCCCAAACTATTTTTATGATTCCTGTACTCAGACTCCAAGTCATAATCCATGTTCAAATCTTCAGCCTGATCAATGACATGATCTTTAGTATCATAATGAACATAATCACTTGAGAACTGTAAGAATGTCTCTCCTTGAGTGTCATTGTCAAGATTTTCAGTTTCATCTTCTACAATAAAGGCAGAGAGAAGCCTTTGTGACAGTGGTACCATTTTGTCATACCATCTCTTGGTGTCTAATCTTCCAACAGATGTTTTGACATGTTGTGTCCCATCAATTGAACAGGGGGTCCCAAAAGATTTGTTGGTTGGTCCAACTGCATTGGTTTGCTCTCTAGCAAAAGAAGAGTAAGGCGAAGGCACCACATCAGCAACAACCTCACTCTGAAAAGAAAGATAATGATTTTAATCAGGTGCCTACATAGACCATTGAAAACAAAATGTTATCCATTTAGAACTGCAATATATAATTTGTAGAAATGAATGACATATAAAAGAAAGAAACTATATTCATATTTGGGAATCCCTATAAGTTCTAAGGTCCCAGAAAAAAAGGCACAAACAAGTAGAAGTCCATATTTTCTTCCAGaaatgaaatgtgatgaacttaATATGCAGAAGTTTGGAAGTGGCTGGTACCATTACATCATGACTAGCTTCAAACCAATTAGGCAAACTTGCATCTAGCTCCTCAGCAAAATGAATCTGATACAAAGTTAGGTCCAATGAAGAGTAAAATTTATCAGCATATGATCAACAGAAAATATCGTTATCAAATGCGAATGTAGCAATATAAACATAAACCTGATGTTTTACATAAGATATTTCCTCCAATGTCACAAAGGCGAAAATAGGTTCCATTTTCTTCCAAAAAGTGCTGGAACAAGCGTGATCTGCAAAGGATGACAAATATTACAAGTGATCCAAAGAGTAAAAGGCTCATCtgtggaagcaaatatgtttaAGATGGAACCCACAGCTAGCATTACGAGCAGCATTTGCAGCGGCTAGTAATTCTTCCCGATCATCATCTGATTCACCTAGAAAAAAACATTCCTATAAGATGCCCACTATAGatgtagaaaaagaaagaaaaggtaaTCTATGAGCCATTAAATGACTGTAATATATAGAACCTGTCAATTCCAAGGAACCACTGCTCAAAACTTGTGGACGAGCACAAGCCTTCCGGTCAGACATCTTCTTCGAAGGAGGACGACCTATCCTGCTGTACCAAATAATAGTTCACTTCAGTAATCATAATGCATTTCAGGAATAGAAAGCAAGAGAAATATTTTTAATTCCATTACAAATCGAGAAAGTCTGGAACCTTTCACTCCTTTCGGAACCAAGCTTTCCATTTTTGAGTGGCTTAGTAGGATCTATATTTTCCATTTTTTCCTTCGGTACAGGTAACCGAGTTTTTGCCTGTACTGAGCCTCTTCCACTCCTGCCTTGCCTCCGAACTCCATCTCCAATTTCCTCTTTTGGAGGAGTCTTGTTCTTCTTCGTTGACAATAAAAAAGTTGTTGCCTTCAGTGTTGTTTGGGCAGCATTCTCTACCTCAAAATTATCAACTCCTTTGTCTTTAAACTTGTTTTCAACAGCTGCTGACTCCTCACTTTCTGATAATACAGCAGGAGAGAGGACAATGTCGAGTTTCAGTTTTGTTTGATGAGTGTTACTGGGCATTCCCCTGGAAACTAAAAGCCCACTGGTATCCATAGTTGCCAATCTGGTTCCAACATCAGGAGTAATAAATCCTTCCTGCAAAAACTGAGATTCGTCCAAATTCGAGACAGGAGAAACTACATTCACCCTTCTGGTCCTAGAGATCTTTTGTGGCCGCTGTCCCACCCACTGAGTTACAGAGGGTGACGATGATTCATTAGATATTGGACGTTTACGATTGGATGAAGTTAAAGGCTGAACTTTGTTTATGCAAGGGGCCTGATCCCATCCATCGGTGTTGCCAGATGAGCGAAGAAAATTTGAAGATGCATTCATGGCAGCACCTGAGCCAATTCTAGATGCCCTAGATGCTTTTCCCTTTATAAGAGGACTTTGATTTCCAGCTTGAACATCTTCACGTGTACTTAACCTGGTATCAAGGTAGATCAAAGTCATATTTGCCGAATATTTAAGTAAAAATGTAGAGAGCTCatacggaaaaaaaaaaaacaatagagAAACAAAGAACCACAGACTTCTTCAAGACACCAAAAGCTTAAAAAGTGGTCAGCAAACATTATTATGTACGTAGAGCTTACATGTAGCAGCATGGtacacaacaataacaataaacaGATAATAACCCTCTCATGAACTTATATTGATACAACTTCAAATGAAGTAACGATCAATCATCATGTTTACCaataaaattaacaaaaaaattaaagaaaacaaaagcagaaGTGTAATAATATAAACTGCAAGTAGAGAGACACAAGTTATATCTCATACGAAAGCAATATAAGGCATACTTATTGCTTCCTTTAGGTACAATTCGCTCATTATCCAGTCCACCAGAGTGTTCTCGTCTTTCATTAGTATTAGACCCACTATCCAAGTCATTCTTGGGTGTGCTACGAGAGTTAGCACCACTAAGTTGGGGACTGCTATCCATCTTGTTGCTTACTGTGGTTCCACTAGATAATCCAGGTCTGTAAAATGAAATTCACAAAAATGTTAGAAAAACTTCTCTAAATTtataaagaaaggaaaaaaaaatgagtAGCTATAAAAAAAGACAACCACACCAGCAGGAAAATATTGATTTAACATTTATCTAAAGAACTGATATCAAAGtactatctttatttttttttctcaattttacaaattcgtgaaacaaagaaaaaaactCACAAGCAGCAAGAAATCCCAATTTctgaattttttatctttaatcaaTCAAATGTTTCCTCAACTCCTAAGAAGCCTAAATATCACAATAACAACTATCAATATTTAAAGATTTAAATATCAAGTATAGAAAATATatattgaatttttttaaaaaaaatgcaaCCTCAACTGTAATTGTGTTTGGCAAAAAGTTTGTCTTAGTTCTTTGTTATTCGAAATTCTCCTAGTAAAGTTACTTAATTTGATACCTTGTTATTTTTACTGCCAAACATGCTCCTTTCATTGTGCATGCTCTTTATAACCCAGAATAGTCAGACACTGAAAAAAAATTCTTGTACATCTCATGTTACAAATGGACATTCCTTAAAATTAACTTAAAATCGCAAATCTGGTAAACTACCCAAATTCAGAACTAGTATCATGGACCTTAGGCCAACAATGACCTATAATTAAATCCTACACTGACAGTACATATGCCATAAGAAGATAGTAGGTTTCCTCGAGAAAACAATGAATCAGTTAGAAACTCTATCTGATTTTCTTTTGAATAAAAATggcatataaatttagtataattagtAGGCAGGTACATCAAAATTGAATAATGATTGAGGcaggaaaaaaaataaagtgcCCCAGATTGGAAAAAAATAATGACTACTCCATTGTAGTCTTGAATTCTAAGGAACTCAGATTGGAAACTAGCAGTAGTTATATTTTGTATCATAAAGAGATTAAGATTACATGTGCAATATTTTTAGGAGCAGTTAAAAGTTCCAAAGCAACCAGGACGAAGGGTACTAGACCTTCTTATCTCAAGTTATTCAAGCGAGGATGCTAAGCTTGTTAAAGAAATAACAAGACATAATTATAGTGCAACCTCTACGATAATCACCTGAATCCAATGCCATCAGAAGAACGTAGACGGGATTCATTATTGGACCGCTGTTGAATTGACTGTTTAATCTCTCTATCACCTTCAGTTCCTCTGTTAAGGCCAACAGAACGTTTTCTTTTCAGTTTTTTCTCCCACCCATCAGCCCCTGGAGGGAGTCCACACATCTTGTCTTCTGAAGGTATCGATCCCCCATTACAACTCCTAAGCATACCTTTATCTTTGTCAAAAAGCACATTTCTATCCTTGTCCATAACTGCACCCTGTCGCAGCGGAAAAGTACCACGACCTTCTGACTgatgtaggaaaaaaaaaaacatatcatttCAAATTATCTAAGAACAACTCACCTTATAAGTTTCAACAAACAGAAGAAACACAAAACAAGTAATCAACATATTTCTTCCTAGCAGTACATCAAACAAGCATATTATCAGAGTGATAACAGATACTTATCAGATgccaataaataaaataaaattttagttttcATAACACGCACACGTTTCCGGAGAAAGAATAATTAATGGCTATTAAAGATACTTAGCTACTCGTTACTAACATGTTAAAAACATTCAAAACCATCTACAAAGGCACAGAAGCATCAACAAGAAGAGACAAAGTTCCTCAGTTCTCAATATAACACCTTGAGAAGAAATACAAACCCGTACTTCCGCCATAGAGGAGCGAATACGCTTATTAGGAACGACATTCTTTGATCTGTCCTCCAGTCTCGGACTTGTGAGCTCTGCAGGGTTTTGATGAGTCTGACTTACCATCTTCAACGGATTTGAGGTACCTGACTTCTCGTTTGATTGATCAATTCTTTGTCGTTTCCTCGAGATCAAGTTGCGATATTTATCCAATTTCAGAATTGATTCGTGCAACAGCTTTGTTCTATCCCTGGTAAAAGAGAAGTCCTTCAGCAGAGAACCACAATTATTCTACTGCCTTTCTTAGCTGAATGTAATTATGCTTCCTTGCATGAACAACTTTTCACACTTATCcagcatgaccaaggaatgccaTGCTTAGGGTCGAACAGTTAAGGACGTTGAGTGATTTTATGCCGATTCTAAGTTAGTAAATGCCTAAAACAGTCCAAAGAGATTGTATTATTAGAACTTAGTTATATGTTTATAGTCAAAATGTTCTTTAAAGAGTACATGCAGTAAAATGGCCACAGCTGACAGGTAACAGATGAAGATGTACAAATAGAGTACCTTGCTCTGGAGGATGACTCGGATATGCTGGCTTTGAAACATTTAAGGTCCTCTGATGCGATGGGAGGGAGTGCCTTAGACTGCACAGATCCAAATGGGTGCTCTTCGACTGTAACACCAAGAACCCTTCTTAACTCTCCAGTGCGAGAATACTTTTGCTCACCCATTGAAAATGGCTCAAGTGACAGATACTGTGACAAAGAAGGCAATTCTGACGATAAGGTTGTGTTTCTTGATGTACCAGGACCAGTAACCATAATTCGGTTCTCCGAACTCTCACGGAAGCTTCCGGACCTCTCCAAACCAGAGCCTGAGAAGGCCCCACGCTGCCCATTGTGATAGGCAGCAGAAAATTTTGGTCCATCCAGACTACTGGCAGCCGACTCTGCTCTCATACTTCCTGCCATTTTCATCCTTAACCAATCGTGAAAGCTCACACCCGCATCTTGTCCCTATTAATGCACATCCTGTTCTTCTTGCCCATCCCTAAAATCCCTATAATCATACAATGCATACAAATTCTATAACCTCAGGTGCCTACTATTATGACTTATTTACAACCCCCAATCTGAAGTCGGTAAATGTTTGGCATTTCACAGGTTTAGAGGtttatttatttttctccttttcaaaAGGAGAACCCTGATCGATGCTTCTCGTGCAAGAAAATAAGTGGCAAGCGACACAGAATTGCACTAGCATGGATTAAGTTAGGGGATGCCAACAAATGGAGGTAACACGGAAGGGTGAGTAGATTTACCTGACTCTTTATGACAGGAAAACTCCACCATAAGGAAAACTGAACTGAAACCCCACACCCGCAACTCGATACAGAGAAAAAGGGAGACCAAATAACTTGACCAGAGCTACAAACTAACCGAGGATGAGTACAGAAGTCTCAGCGACCAAAACGAACCCTAACGAGAGACAGTAATCAACCCAGCAACTTGGGCAAGGATTTCGAAGCAAAGAGACGAAGTCGACAAGCTGATTGATCGATTCGGAAGCTCAGGCCCCAGCGAACAAACACGAGATAAGCAGGAAAAACTCGAATCGAAGCGAATCGGAAGCTTAAGAATCCAAACCGGGCCAAGAAAGGCGTCAAAGGGGCAAAGAAGAACCCTAATTCGCGGCCGAGCCCGCGATCCAATCCTTGGGGATCCCCGGTTCTTCCGGCAATTGCAGCCCCTATCCGGCGGCGGGGTAGGGTCGGCTGCCGGCGTCTGCGATCCGATGCGGTCGGAGCGGAATTGGGCGAGACGTCGATGTCTACGATCGAGGGCACGGGACGGAAACTTCCAATAGAAAAAGGGGGTCGACTCCTATGTCTAATAAAaagatataataatattaattattattattattgttaattATGATAAAGTACATATAAAAATGGAGAAGAGAGACGACGGCATAATGAGTAAAATAAAGGACGATTCCATCAGATATTTAGGATGAGGATTTTGGGGATCGTGAATCTTGATGCTTTTGTTGGAGGGTTTTAAGTGGACCGCACCACGCGAGAATGGCCAGGATTCGTTACATGGCATGACACGCAGTCGACCATGGGATTATTAGAGGGTTGACTTGCGTTGACCAGCATCAAGTGTGGTACTGTGGTAATTTACCTCGTCTTATTATTAAGAATATGGATGTGGTATTGAGATTATAAACAGCAATATCGATATGAGACACGTTAAAATTGACCTGATCTGATTCATGTTTCTAACCATCGAAGACTGAGAAACCCAAACTCTATTCTTCCTGACTCGAGTTCACAGCCTCAGCTTGAATCTAATTCTACGAGCGTTGGAACATAGCTGACAGACCGTCGGCATCGAGGTCAAAGCTGGTGGCGTTTAGAGGGTTGACCAACTTTTAGCGTTGTATGGTGTAGTATTAGAAGCAGCAAATAACAGTAAACTAAGTAGAAATGATCCAACTATGAAAGATTGAGAGCTCGAAGTTCTTTATGTTGGTTTTGAAGCACCAAAAACATTAGATATTGATTGGATTGTTCGAATGGATATCAAATTATGTACTTTGGCTTGCACTTACTTCACGCGCATAACAACAACATTGTGTAATATTAAAGCTTTTAAGAGCTTTTGACATATTATTACACCAATCATCATCAACAACTAAATTAATGTAGTACAAATATATTCTGACGTATAATGCTACGTTACAAATCCAATCAAAATTCGGATATATACCAATGGGGGGTCGTATGATAGTCGTTGGTCATATCAAGGTTAAAGTTTGATCCTTATTTTGTATCGAAGTATGTTTTGAGTGTtgttaatgtaattttttttctaGTTAAAAATAGTTTTAGAACTTAATGAGGTCTATTTAATGTGGGTCTCAATATAAATGTGTCAAATCTATAAGCAAGGTATTGTCGATCAATATTTCTCGGttgattaaaataattttttatttatatgattttaaTAAACTCTTAAAAAATTAAGTCTGGAAGGCCCTTTTATAGTCATCAATAGTCATGTGTTGCTCTCGAGCTTTTAAATGAGTATAGTGTCACGGTGCATCAAATGACCTAACTTGGTCATGACTCTAAGGCGTCAATCATGAAGTCAAATGAGAGACGAGCTAATATATCATGCACATGGTCCAtatgatattaaaatatttatttattaaacatataTCATCCCTACGATGTTATGTTCGTCACTTATATGATGTCGAGATATCGATCATATATTATCTAGGTGGTCTCAATCTATTCATATATcgatcaaatattatcgatatgatATTAAGGTGTTTGATCATCGATCCCGTGTCATGCATCATCCAtagtattaattttattttatatgatattagagaatttttttactcttaatatttaatttaagatAATCCCGGTGTTAGAATTGAGCTACAAAAGCATTagaattgaattttttttaatccaaTTTCACTTAAGCATTCGCACTTAAGTGATAgtttaaataatattcatcaaagtaTCGACAACAAAGATTTTGATCATCGATCCCGTGTCATGCATCATCCAtagtattaattttattttatatgatattagagaatttttttactcttaatatttaatttaagatAATCCCGGTGTTAGAATTGAGCTACAAAAGCATTagaattgaattttttttaatctaatttcaCTTAAGCATTCGCACTTAAGTGATAgtttaaataatattcatcaaagtaTCGACAACAAAGATTATGGTTCAACTAAACACCTCCTAAGAATTTGGTGACACCGTATAAGGCCACATCGTACAGTACTCCCATTCCAGGATGTGGTATCATGATTCGTGTTCATCATACATTGAGATGCGTGCAAAACCTGACTGTCA contains the following coding sequences:
- the LOC135640539 gene encoding uncharacterized protein LOC135640539 isoform X5; the encoded protein is MKMAGSMRAESAASSLDGPKFSAAYHNGQRGAFSGSGLERSGSFRESSENRIMVTGPGTSRNTTLSSELPSLSQYLSLEPFSMGEQKYSRTGELRRVLGVTVEEHPFGSVQSKALPPIASEDLKCFKASISESSSRARDRTKLLHESILKLDKYRNLISRKRQRIDQSNEKSGTSNPLKMVSQTHQNPAELTSPRLEDRSKNVVPNKRIRSSMAEVRSEGRGTFPLRQGAVMDKDRNVLFDKDKGMLRSCNGGSIPSEDKMCGLPPGADGWEKKLKRKRSVGLNRGTEGDREIKQSIQQRSNNESRLRSSDGIGFRPGLSSGTTVSNKMDSSPQLSGANSRSTPKNDLDSGSNTNERREHSGGLDNERIVPKGSNKLSTREDVQAGNQSPLIKGKASRASRIGSGAAMNASSNFLRSSGNTDGWDQAPCINKVQPLTSSNRKRPISNESSSPSVTQWVGQRPQKISRTRRVNVVSPVSNLDESQFLQEGFITPDVGTRLATMDTSGLLVSRGMPSNTHQTKLKLDIVLSPAVLSESEESAAVENKFKDKGVDNFEVENAAQTTLKATTFLLSTKKNKTPPKEEIGDGVRRQGRSGRGSVQAKTRLPVPKEKMENIDPTKPLKNGKLGSERSESRIGRPPSKKMSDRKACARPQVLSSGSLELTGESDDDREELLAAANAARNASYHACSSTFWKKMEPIFAFVTLEEISYVKHQIHFAEELDASLPNWFEASHDSEVVADVVPSPYSSFAREQTNAVGPTNKSFGTPCSIDGTQHVKTSVGRLDTKRWYDKMVPLSQRLLSAFIVEDETENLDNDTQGETFLQFSSDYVHYDTKDHVIDQAEDLNMDYDLESEYRNHKNSLGDGFMPSNNFRHFSDEPLAENSAILNTDNGSFSRYQQNSRNQMHIMYSTSPYECQFEDMPLDERILMELHSIGLFPETVPDLAEGEDGEIDKVISELKMRLYQQVRQKKNQLVKLEKAIQDAKETEESDRKLEQFAVNKLIEMAYKKLMGGRGSSSHKSGATKVSKQLALAFGKRTLSRCRRFEETGRSCFSEPALRDVILSVPLQNIDTKHSDGSSAIYHVESRSGQLGVRASGVTSIMSARHGLGNKIDRGPLDPYQGFPQMGDPSVNKRKKEVLLDDVAGAASRASSTPTHTLPSSAKWKKTERDRDQNKDTLGRSSTAKAGRPSLSSGRGERKTKTKPKQKIAQLSTSGNGLGRVTEAANFMSPALHEPFDTVNNIITKIDQEIELQSSSTIAHDSSKEIDDAIFTNLPLHGIDSIDELDVTEGLGGQGQDIGSWLNVDEDALQDHDLVGLEIPMDDLSDLKLNF
- the LOC135640539 gene encoding uncharacterized protein LOC135640539 isoform X4, with the translated sequence MKMAGSMRAESAASSLDGPKFSAAYHNGQRGAFSGSGLERSGSFRESSENRIMVTGPGTSRNTTLSSELPSLSQYLSLEPFSMGEQKYSRTGELRRVLGVTVEEHPFGSVQSKALPPIASEDLKCFKASISESSSRARDRTKLLHESILKLDKYRNLISRKRQRIDQSNEKSGTSNPLKMVSQTHQNPAELTSPRLEDRSKNVVPNKRIRSSMAESEGRGTFPLRQGAVMDKDRNVLFDKDKGMLRSCNGGSIPSEDKMCGLPPGADGWEKKLKRKRSVGLNRGTEGDREIKQSIQQRSNNESRLRSSDGIGFRPGLSSGTTVSNKMDSSPQLSGANSRSTPKNDLDSGSNTNERREHSGGLDNERIVPKGSNKLSTREDVQAGNQSPLIKGKASRASRIGSGAAMNASSNFLRSSGNTDGWDQAPCINKVQPLTSSNRKRPISNESSSPSVTQWVGQRPQKISRTRRVNVVSPVSNLDESQFLQEGFITPDVGTRLATMDTSGLLVSRGMPSNTHQTKLKLDIVLSPAVLSESEESAAVENKFKDKGVDNFEVENAAQTTLKATTFLLSTKKNKTPPKEEIGDGVRRQGRSGRGSVQAKTRLPVPKEKMENIDPTKPLKNGKLGSERSESRIGRPPSKKMSDRKACARPQVLSSGSLELTGESDDDREELLAAANAARNASYHACSSTFWKKMEPIFAFVTLEEISYVKHQIHFAEELDASLPNWFEASHDVMSEVVADVVPSPYSSFAREQTNAVGPTNKSFGTPCSIDGTQHVKTSVGRLDTKRWYDKMVPLSQRLLSAFIVEDETENLDNDTQGETFLQFSSDYVHYDTKDHVIDQAEDLNMDYDLESEYRNHKNSLGDGFMPSNNFRHFSDEPLAENSAILNTDNGSFSRYQQNSRNQMHIMYSTSPYECQFEDMPLDERILMELHSIGLFPETVPDLAEGEDGEIDKVISELKMRLYQQVRQKKNQLVKLEKAIQDAKETEESDRKLEQFAVNKLIEMAYKKLMGGRGSSSHKSGATKVSKQLALAFGKRTLSRCRRFEETGRSCFSEPALRDVILSVPLQNIDTKHSDGSSAIYHVESRSGQLGVRASGVTSIMSARHGLGNKIDRGPLDPYQGFPQMGDPSVNKRKKEVLLDDVAGAASRASSTPTHTLPSSAKWKKTERDRDQNKDTLGRSSTAKAGRPSLSSGRGERKTKTKPKQKIAQLSTSGNGLGRVTEAANFMSPALHEPFDTVNNIITKIDQEIELQSSSTIAHDSSKEIDDAIFTNLPLHGIDSIDELDVTEGLGGQGQDIGSWLNVDEDALQDHDLVGLEIPMDDLSDLKLNF